From the genome of Candidatus Eisenbacteria bacterium:
CAAGAACCGGTTCCTTTCCTGAAAGCCGGACACAGAGAATTATCCCATGTTCGAGAATATCAGAGAGTGTTCTTTCAATTGCCGTATTCTTCTGAATCACTTCAAAGTCCTCTCTTTGTCCGGAGACCCCCTATTCTTCTGTTTTTAATTTTTTTTCAACGCTTTTCAGCTTGTCTTCTATTGTTTGCTCCCGATCCACACGTGTGCCCAGCCGCAGATTGGTGCTGATTCGCGGCGCTCCCATTTTATGGATTTCTTCGTGGCATTCTTTCATGGCGTTGAAAACGTCATGCCATTCGCCTTCCACATTCGTCCCATATCCGTGGAGACGGGGATTCAATCCGGCATCCTTTAAAATGCCCTCGCAAACTGCGATGTATTTTGAGACCGAAACCCCAACGCCGATCGGAACAATACAGATATCTGCGATAACTTTCACCATGCACCTCCTGCCAACCACCTATCACTCAACCATATACTTGCACGCCGCCGGGAATTATTCGCAAAGATCACAGCCTTTGCCTAGGACCCGGCCCTGCCCATCCGAATTTTTTTAGATCGATTCTGCCGGCCTCGTCAAATACAACACCTTCGGCCTCAAGCTGTTCCCTCTGATGAAAGGCCCCGTCGCCGCCCCTTCTCGCGCTGACTTCTCCCTTGCTGTTAACGACTCTTTGCCAAGGGACATTGGATCCGAAGGGCACCGAAGCCATCGCATAGCCGACCATCCGCGGCGTACACTCACCGACAATGATGGCAATGTGTCCGTAATTGGTTACCTTTCCTTTTGGAATCTTCCGCACGACATTGTAGATCCTTTCATAGAGTCCGGATTCGGCATTCGATTGTGGGGATGTATAACTTCGCTTCGAAGTCATTAAATCGAATACTCCTCGACCTTGCTTAAGATTAATCTGAAAGTGTATATCCCACGACTCGATTATCTCTAAAAGTGGGAACGGCGATCATTTCCTTTTCCGGAATATATTCAAAATCCGCCGTGTTAACGCCCAATACAGAAAGATCGAGGATCTTTTCCACTTCTCCCGCAAGACTGATCCTATAAATCCTTCCTTCCCAATGAGAGACCAACAGATCACCTTTGCTTGTCATCTGAATACCGTCTATATTTCCCGGCTTTAACTTGGCGATCGTTTCCGCCTCCCTGGTCGTCAACGAGACAGCCTTTACCGAATTGTCTCCATTGTTTCCATAATAGAGTTTGCCGTTATAAACAAGAATCCCGTTGGGATTCTGCACCTCTTCGCCCCAAAACCATTCCTCAAACCCGTCATCCGTAAATTTATAGATCATCCCGCGGTTGGAATCGGATATATAGGCCGCGCCATTTTCATCAATATCGATATCATTGGGAAATTCAGCTCCCGGAATTTCGACCCGTCTCGCCTCTTTCATGGCGATGATGTCAATAAGAGAAAGAGTCGTTCTGTCCACAATGTAGAGGTAATTCCCGTGAATCGCAAGTCCTGTTGGTTTATTTAGACCCGCATGCCATTTCAAATTGTCTACAACACCATCCATCGTCAGCTTGGTGATATATTGTCCGCCACTGGTTCTGGCCTTATTGTAAATATCGAAATTCGAAACAAAGAGCGCTTGTCTGTCTTTGTCATAAACAACACATTCCGGCGTCAAGAAATCTCCAGTTGTTTCCATGACCTCCACCAGGTTTTCACTTTGATAGAAGGCATCGCCGTCGCGGCAAATGAATCCCCAGCCGCCGAAACTCTCGGCAATCACCAGAACGAGTTCGTTTTCCCCCTTTTTAAGCCGTAGATAGACCCCGTCATTCAAGCCAACAACACCCAGGAAGGAGGAATCTCTTTGCTTGTATCCACTGTTTCCGAAGGCCAAAACCTCACCGTTCAGAAAGATCGTTACGACATCGCTGTAACCGTATTGAAGTTCCATGATTTTGTCGGCATCTGCACGAATCGTAGTTTTTGCGAACACAACATCAGGTTCGCCGCCTGATCTGCCATTGGATCGGGCAATATCAACAAGCCCCGTTGCATCGCTTTCGACGGGTTTCCACTTGATCTCAGTGATATTTTGAATCCCGTAATAGGTTTCCAGATCGATTTCGCTCAATTTATAGGACTGCGACACCTCCCAATTGGTGATCGTTCCGGGCGGTGTGTCAATTTCAAGAGTGGGGACAAACTCCAATGAATTGTCGATGGTATAAGAGAAGTTCGAGAAATAGGCGGTGCCGTCGGCGGGACCCAATACACCGACCGTGCCCTTACTGATCCCATGCTGCAAATAATCAATGACCAATGCCGGCTCATCCGAATTGTTCACAAAAACCCTTGCCTGCTCATCCAATACTTCCACTTTCAAGTGAACCCATTCATCGACTGGAAAATCCACGCCGGTGGTAAATCCGCTTCCGTTGTATAACTGCCATCCCGCAACTCCATTGATCGTGGGAGTGTATTGAAGCGCATCTTCATAAAGCCCCGCCCTATGGGGACGAATGTAGAGCCGTTCCATATTTTGATCTGATTGAACCCTAAAAATAATGCCTGGATACGAGACGGATCTGGTGACAGCGAAATCGACTTCGATTGTACCGTTGTCGAATTCAACATCTTTTAAGTAGGCGAATCCCATCAGGCATTCTCTGCCCAAATGTTCCACAATTTGCGCATTTCGCATAATCCATTGATCGGATTTGAAGTCTATGATCTCCGCATGCGAGCCGGGAGCTAAGTACAAAATCGACAAGCAGGAGAAGATAACGATCATATCAAATGATATCCAATGATGCTTCGTCACACCAATCTCCTTCCATTTGACGCCGAATCCGGCCATCTGCATCAAATCCAAGAGTATCTGTCAAACCTTGAATTGTCCCCATTCATCAGACCTTAAGCAGAAACCTGAACCCTGGCTTGATCCACTGACCCAAACCACTGGCTTAGATCGAATAATTCAATGAAGCTTACGAGGAAAACCAGGTCGATGTTCCGCTCTTCGACCTCGATGATCTTTCATCTTATGGCCTATCTACTTCCTAACGTCAAGCTTCACTGTAGCTTACCACAAGATGGTGACCGGGGTAAGTGCCCCCTACTTGGATCCGGATGAAACCTTTCCCTGGCTCAGCCAATAGGCCCAATCCAGCCGGCCGTTTCCCCTCGCCCGCCGGGCGGCCATTTCCCAATCGTAAATCACCTGAATTTCTTCAATCCGTGTTTCGTGTGGTGAAATTTCGATCAAGGTATAGCGGGCATGCGGACTTCCCGCTTCAATAATATGCTCGTAGGGAGTCGTATCGGTATAGGCCGGTAAACCAACACTTCCCGGATTCACAACTCGCCGCCCACCGGATAGGCCGATCGTTCTCTGCGTGTGATCATGTCCACATAGTACCATCCTTTGATCGATATTCTCGAGGCGCTTTTCAATCTCAGCCGTTTCTCTGAGTGTTGTCCCATTGCTATGAACGGCTGTTAATAAATATTCATCATCCTTCCCTGGAATTCCATGAAACATGACAATTGAAGGATCTATTACATTTTCGGATTGCATTCCCGCCAGCCACTCCTTTGTTCGGGTGCTGATTTTACTCATCACATAATCGACTGTGGCGCTCGGGGGAAGATTGTAAATTCGATCTTCATTACCCCTGATTGAGAAGATATTTCGTTCAATGAGTATCCGCGCGCATTCTTCGGGATCCAATGGGCCGTAGATGCTGTCTCCAAGATTAACAATCTTATCAACAGCCCGCCGATCAATGTCTGCGAGAACGGCCTCTAACGCCCACCTGTTCCCATGGATATCTGATATGGCGGCAACTCTGAACTCTCTCATGATCCTTGATGCTTCCAATAGACTGATACCATCACACTAATCCGAATCCAAAATCTTCATTTGTCTATTTCAGATCCTTCCGATAAATTTCTTGCGTCTTGATTCTCTGATAGCCGTCATTTTTGTAAAACTCATGCGCGCCCTCGCGAATAATATTCGAGCGGACCCGTATAGCGCCCATCTTCCGGTCTGTCGCCCATTCCTCAGCTTGCCGAACCAACGCAACACCAATCCCCTGGCGGCGGTACTCCTCATCAACCACCAATCCTTCAATTTCCGCTTCCATACCGGCCATAAGAAGCAGCCGAATTCCGATTTGAATCCATCCAACGACAAAACCGGCTTTCTCCGCAACGAATACACAATGATTCCGGTCACGCCGGAGACGGGCGAGTGAGTCTTCCACAATTTCCAGGCCAACAAGATATCCGAGCTGTCGACTCAGTTCCACAATCCGTACTGCATCTTTTGATTTGCCCCTTCTGATATTCAGGGAGCTTTCTGGATGGATATTATTCTTCATTATAACGATTCATTAATCTACAGCGCCGTTTGACAAGCGCTGCGCACTTCTCCGATAAAGGTATGAAGTTTTAATGGATTCAGCCGCACACCGTCTCGTACGCCTGAACAGACATCGACACCAAATGGTTTTACCCGTTGTATAGCTTCGGCAACATTTGCCGGATTAAGACCACCTGCCAAATAAACAGGTATCTCGCTGATCTCAACAATCTTTCTGCTGATCATCCAATCATGTGTCAGACCGGTCCCGCCCAGTTGGGGCGCTCCGGGAAGGATACCGCCCGAGTCCAGTAAAATCGCGCTGGCCCCAATGGCGGCTTGGATCGCCTCACTGACAGCATGAGGCCCCGTGACATGAACGACCTGGAGAATTCTCACATCTTTCAGCATTGTCTTCAACGCCAACCTCGTCGATTCGGTAGTCGGCGCACAAAGCTGAATCGCCTTAGTATTTACCCGGCAGTGCTGTGAAAATATCTCATCTATTTTTGTAAAACAGGTCAGGAGAACCGTTTCCACGCCGGCGGGGGCTCGTTCCACGATTTTTATAATATCGTTTTCGGGGATTGGACCGGGACCATCGGGCATCTCAGAAACCAGGCCCAGAGAGTTTGCACCCGCTTCAAAAGCAAGTTTCGCCTCCGCTTGCGACTGGATACAGCAGATCTTGATGTGACACGTTATCATATCTTACTTCGCTCTATGCGTCCCGCTTGGAATCGCCAAGTCCCATCTTATTCTACTTGGACCTCCTCAACCCCCAACCAAATCCTGGCCAATTGGATATCGCCGAATAAAACGACACTCTCAGGATTATGTAATAGAACCATGCCCTCATAAAACTTCGCCAAATCCCACGCGTGGCTATCGGCGTAGTGTATCACGATGGCCAAACGATGAGGTGTTGGCTTTTTCAGCATTTCATTTCTTCGCTCCAGGACTTCCAAAAACTCTTCCTTGGAAATGTCCTTACAAGAATCATGTTTGATTTCGAAGAGCTCGCTAACCGGTGGTTTAATTCGCTCATCGGCGGCATGAGCCATTTCATACTCTACAAAATCATCAGCGCTCAATGGAGCGCTGGCAGTGGCGCAGAGAAAGTGTCCATCATCCAGAACTTTATAGGTTATCGGCATCATGGTCCCCCTGTTCCTCGGTACATCCCACAAAATTATTGCAGCAGGCCTGAATCTATGAATCGCGGCAAATCCCAACGCACATAAAATAAATGGTCATATCCCGCGATAATTATCATCGAAAAGAAGAAAACCTGCAAGATAATTCTAGAAGCTGGGGGCTTTTCCTAAAAGGCCATCACTTGGGTGCATCGAGCTCGCGGGCTCGCTAAAATCCTCGTTGAATTCTCTCGCCCACTTCATGGTTACGGTTTCTCACACTCTGTTTCCTACTATCCTCTTTTGAACAAGGCAATCCAAGCCCTTGCCGGGTCTTTGCCGTTTGACCCAAAATACTCGGATGTGAGTGATAGAATCTCTAAATGGGGTTCGGCCGCTTCAATAACTTCTGTGGCGCTTCGCCTACGGGGGCCGGGTTCAATTCTTTTTTGATTGGCGTTGCCGATAATCGACATCCATATACCAATTATTTTGAGGCACTTGCTGATATTTCGAACGAATCGCATCCTTTCTTCTCTAAAATCGAATGTGTGATAACGTCCACGATCAAAAACAAAGGCAAACTTTTCGCGGCAGGTTTTCCATTCTAAGAAGTCATCGACCATCAAAACGTATTTGAGATTGTTCTGCTCTACCTTCTCTTTTGCTTCCTCAATGGCAATATCAGAAAGATCCACTCCGGTTACTTGAAAACCCTTTTCGCCAGCCAAATGATATAATCTCCTGTGCCGCACCCGACATCCATTGCGGCACAAGGAGTGATGGGAATATTCTCAACGGCATTTATCAAATTAAAATCAGGTTTACCGAGATCCCACGGGCTATTATTAGTTCGGTAACTTTCAAGAAATCGTTGGTTTTTAGACATGTACACACCCGTTATTTTGCATTTTAGAGTTCAGTCCTAAAACCGTTTCGTATAAGCATGGCAATAGGGTTTCTGCTTATTCTTTTTATAATAATCCTGATGATAGTCTTCCGCATTCCAAAATGTGCCTGCCGGTTGCACTTCTGTCGCCACCTCATACCCTTTTGTTTTTAGGATTTCAATGAGAGCTTCCGCAGTGCTTTTCTGGTCATCGTCAAGATAGAATACTGAAGATCTATATTGCGCCCCGACATCGGGTCCTTGTCGATCGACTTGTGTGGGATCGTGGATTTCAAAAAAGAGCTTTGCCAGTTCCTCATATGTCGTTTTTGAAGGATCAAAGGTCACCTCGATGGCCTCGGCGTGACCCGTCGAATCATAACAAACCTCTTTATATGTGGGATTCTCCGTATCTCCTCCAACATATCCAACCTGGGTTGATGTCACACCCTTGGCGTTCTGGAAAAAATACTCCATTCCCCAAAAGCATCCGCCTGCAAAAATCGCTCTCTGCATTGACCGAGTCTCAGTGGCCGGTAAAAATTCTAAGGAGATAGAGTTGACGCAGTGGCGTGTATTCTTTTCGGTGAACTCCTCGCCGGTGAAAACATGCCCCAAATGAGCCCCACATTTTTTACAGAGGATTTCTGTCCGCAGGCCATCCGCATCCGTTCTTTTCTCTACCGCCCCGGGAATCTCATCATCAAAGCTCGGCCATCCGCATCCAGAATTGAATTTGCTGTCCGAAATATATAGAGGGGCGCCGCACCGCTTACAAATATATGTCCCCTTTTCATGATGGTTATAATATTTGCCTGTAAAAGGAACCTCCGTGCCCTTCTGAACAATGACCCTTTCCTCTTCTGGCGTCAGCTCATTAAACCCCATATCCTCCTCCTGAATTGTTGCGGTTTGTTCATCCGTTGTTCGATTCGACTGGGCCTGGTCGACACAAGCCGCTACCCCAAAGACAATCATTAGCACAAGACCTAGAAATATCGATTTAGCCATCATAACACACCTCCCACATCAAAGAGCTTTTAGGATGGCCGACAGCCCCTTCTGAAGGGCTCTTTGCTTTGAACCTAGTTACTACCCATGGGGATTGGGTCTGTTCCAGAACAAAGGACATTTCATAATATGCTGTTATACAACGGATTGAGCCGCCGGCCGAGTATCACCCTTCCCCTAGGCCACAAAGTGGGAAACCAATATTCGCAAACCAATCAAGACAAGAATGATGCCTCCGGCTATCTCCATGCGCTTCCCAAACCGGGCGCCGATTCTAGAACCAAGGTAAATCGCCATCAAAGAGAGGGTAGCGGTTACAAGACCGATCAAGAGGCATGGCAGTACAATAGAAACGCCGACCATGGCCAAACTCAGACCGACCGCCAAGGCGTCGATACTTGTGGCGAGGGATAGTAAAACCAGCATCTTCCCTCGTGTAGGATCGTAGCTCAGGGACGCGGCCGGCCGCCATCCGGAACGGATCATACGAAATCCAACAAACGCCAGCAGGCCAAACGCGATCCAATGATCAATACGCGCGGCCCAGCCCACCACCTGTTCGCCGATCAACCATCCGATGAGTGGCATAAGGGCTTGAAACAGACCAAAATGAAAAGCCAACCGAAAAATGGCGCCTCGGCTGTTTGAATATCCGGCGGCGGCGGCGGCGAGAGACACGGCTACGGCATCCAACGATAAACCAATAGCGATCGCGATTATCTCGAGAATGACCATTTAATAATCCCGCGGAAGATTCCGCTTGAGCCAATCATTGAGGATGTTGAAGAATTCTCCCCGAACTGATGTTTCCAGCCACGGATAGTGCCCACATCGCTCCCACTCGTGGTACTCCAATTGCGTAATGTAAGGTTTTAGGCTCTCCTGAATCATTCGCCCTGGATGGGGATCGTAGGTTCCATGAAGCATAAGAACAGGCGATTTGATGACTGCAAACGCCTCGGGGTAAACCCCTTCACTCTGCAAGCGGACCATATCATCCCAGGTCTCGTGATGTCCACGGGCGTCGCAGGACTCCCCCTCGGGTTCGGCTGCCAATGATTTATATATGTGTAGAGGCTGAATCAAATCTCCCATGCTTTTCAGCTGGTCATCCGGATTGGGAAACTCCTCGGGGAGACGCTTCAAGCGAATCCGTAATGATTCATCCATCCGTTTATCAATCGTGGCCTTCATTGCAGCGCGGGCGTCGAGATCAAATGTCCCACATCCAATCAGAACCAGGGGCCCGGCCATTGCCGGGTATGTTGCGGCATAGGCAAGTGCGAGCATTGCCCCCCAAGAGGATCCCACAAGCGCGGGTCCGTACATTTTGCCCGCCTTTGTTATTACTTCATGCAGATCATCAACATGGCGGGCGACCGTAAGGGGTTCTCCGCCGCTCCGGCGCTGAAGAGGTTCAATGACTCGGAATGAATCCTCCAACCCGCGTGCAACAGGCGCCATATAACCCGGCGCCCCTGGGCCGCCATGCAGAACAATAACCATGGGGCCCGAAGTTCCATATGTGCGTACTTTAATCAAAATCCCGTTTGTCCTTGGCTTCCTTCTAATTCCCGCAGTGACAGAACTTGTTCAGATTGAGTATGCTGGCGGCTGCCGAAATTGTAACCCCATAGAAGAGTACCGGTTTGTAAAAATTCAAAAGTTTTGTGATCGTTCCATTCACAAGGGTCGACCCGGTTGCCAATACCAAATCACACCATCTAGCGGCATCTCCAAACATTTCTTCATGCTCTACTATGACACCGAATTTCATTTCGCCGATATTGTCCAAATCTCGATCAATGACTCTAATGTCGGTCACCGCTGATAGCGCCTCGAGAAAACGCGGTTGATATCCTAATAGAAGGATTTTCCGGTAGGATCTGACCGATTCCACCAGCTGTAATGCACACCTCTGTGGTTCGTTGTTTTTGCAGTGCACCGTTTTGTCACATAGATTCAGGTGCCTGAAAACAGCATTTAAGCCCGAAACGAAACAGGCCCGCTTGCTATTGGAATCAAGTTGAAGTTCCAGCAGATCTTCAACGAAACAACCCATATTCTCAAATTCATCGGCAAAGGCGTGGCCTCTTGAGCCCTCAAAAACCGCTTCAACGATATGCTCCTTGCCTTTCAAGATTGGATAATCATGATGATCGGGGTCCCCAATAGCCTCTGTTGCCGATAGGGCCTGGCATTCAATGTTTAATCTATTTCCGGCAAGGCTGCGATTTTGTACAACCTTGCCAAGTGCTTTTTTTAAATCTTTAAAAACCGGAGGCTCTCTCAATGTAAATAACCCTCACTTCCGTTTTCACCGAATAACATTACCATGGGTTTTCAAACAGTCATTCAATCCCCTACCCAAATCGGGATATTGAAACTGAAAGTCCGAATTTAGGAGTTTCTCAGGGACAACTCGCTGGCTTGCCGTTAGAATTTCAGCCATCCTCCCAAGGGATATCTTTAAAAACACCTCTGGTATTGGAAAGGGTGTCGCTTTTCCCAAAACCGCACCCAAGGCTTGCGTGAATTCACTGTTTGGGACTGGATTTGGAGCGGTCCCATTGACCGGCCCCTCGATCTCATGCCTCTCAAGACAATAGAGAATGATTTCAGCGATATCACTTTCGTGAATCCAGGGTAACCACTGCCGTCCATCCCCGATTTTTCCGCCAAGCCCCCATTTGAAGACTTGATGCATCTTGGCAAGCGCCCCCCCCGTTCCGGATAGCACCACCCCGGTTCGAAGCAACACGACCCTCAATCCAAAATGGGATGCCTTGGCCGCCTGCGCTTCGAGGTCTCGGCTGACTTCAGCCAGAAAGCCCTCCCCTTTCTCTGAAGATTCCGTGAGGATTTCATCGCCTCGCGATCCATAATAACCAACAGCAGATCCGGCAATATACACTCTGGGTCCTCTGGACACATGGGACAAAACGTCTACAATCCTCTGATTTCCAAAAACCCTCGAGTCGCGGATCCTTTTCATTTTTTTCTTCGTCCACCAGCCTGAACCAACCGGCTCCCCAGATAGATTTACTATTGCATCTATATTCTGAAAAGCCATATTGCCGGTTTCGGGGTTGTCAGGATCCCAAGTTCGCCATTCGATACTATAAGGCGCTTCCAGCAACCTTTTCGCATTTCTGGTTAGAGCAACCGGCGTGTGACCTCTATCCAACAGGAGGCGCACGAGGCGACGCCCGATCAAACCTCTGGCGCCCGGTATGGCCACCTTCATGGCATCACTTCCCGAGACAACTGAGCCCGATAATCATCAAAGTCCTTCAATGACGGCTGCCAGTCTCTTTTGAACCTCCATCCCGACCGCGGCCAAATCCTGGGTACCCACAGCGTTCATTGAGGCAACCGGATCAATCACCGCTACTTCCACTTCACCCTTGTCATGCTCCTGAACAATGACATTGCATGGCAACATCAGGCCGATTTTATCTTCTGCTTGCAGCGCTTTGTAGGCAAAAGGAGGGTTGCAGGCGCCAAGGATCCGGTACTTCCTGAAATCCACCCCCAGTTTTTCCTTAAGCGTCGCTTTGACATCGATTTCCGTAAGGATGCCAAATCCCTGTGCCTTGAGAGCCATTGTCACAGCTTCAACGGCCGCCTCAAATGTCACACTCAAACGCTTTGCAAAATAGTAGCTCACTTGTTTCTCCTTCCCTCGCCGGATGTCGGCCATGGCGTCTATACCGCCAGTAGCGCCCGTATTCGATCAATGGTGAGTGGCGCAGAACCCTCATAGTGATTATTTATATTCAGGTAAACATCCACTTCATTATTAAGCAAGTCCTTGATCATATTTGTGACGGATAGCAATTCCTTGTCTCTGGGCTCAACAATCTTATTCCATTGTTGCTTTGCCTTTTCCTCAATCTCTTTCCGGTCTCCGCCGTGGAGACGGATCACTACCTGTTCACATTCCAGAAATGCATCCCGTCCCTTATGATAAATTGTAGAAATATCCGGCATCCAGTATCCTTGAAGAAAAACATGGTCGAGTTTGTTTCGCCGGAGAAATTCGAAATATTCATCTGTCAGATAATTGGCATTCCTCAGCTCAACAGCATATCGAAATCCAACTGGCAATTTTTTTGCAAAATTTTCAAACAAATTAAAGAATTCCTGGTTTGATTGCATCTTTTGATGGTTTAAATACTCGAATTGAAACATCATAGAGCCCAGCATCTCCTCTAATGGTTTGAGGGTTGAAATGAATTCGTTAAAGAGATCAACTGACAAGAAATGGGGGTTTGTTCTAAGAGGCCCAGCTTTAGATTTCGTATAATAATGAGTCAACGTGATGCTATTCGGAATCTTGACCGTAAACTTGAAACTATCAGGAACAGCCGCTTTATAATTCCTAACAGTTTCTATATCCGGCAGTTTAACGCTTCTTCCTTCAAAAAGAGACCAGAACCACTGATCGATCTCGACGGAATCATACTTCTGAGCATACTCGGCCAGATAGTCAATCCCCTTTGGGGCGGAATATACGAGCCCGCTCCAAGATGGATATTTCCAGCTGCATGTTCCGATCTTAAGCTCACTCATAAGTGTCACTTCATGCCCAGTTTTTGACCACGCTCGAGGCTGTAAACCGCCTCTTTTATCCGCCTGTCCCGCGTCACACCCTTCTTGGCACTCGCAATCCAGCCTATGAACTGTTTCTGGTAAGAGGGCGCCAACCTTGCATAAAACTCCTTTGCCTTTCTGTTCTTGGCCAATGCCGCCTTGAACGCAGCCGGGACTTCTGGCGGCCGGCCGGATAATGACGGCCTATTCCATTCCCCATTTTCCTTCGCGATCTTGATTTTGTCCATTCCTGCTTTGAGCATCCGCTTCTGCTTAATCAGCTTCCTGGCTCTTTTCTTATTAAGCTCCGACCATTTGCTTCCATCTTTTCGGGGAGTAAATTTGCGCGCATACCTGTCGGCATCGATCTTCTTGATAATGCTATCTATCCATCCAAAGCATAAGGCCTCTTCGACAGCGTCCTCATAGGGAATCAGAGCCTTCCCGGAGTGTATTTTGTAAAATATCAGCCAAATACACTTCGATCTATGATGATTCTCCTTCAACCAGGCGCGCCACTCATTCCTAAGAGTGATATAAAGGAAATTTTCCATTTGTAAAATATCCTCGAACTGAAGTCGACAATACCCCGCTGGAGACCTCTTAAATGGCCCAGGGAGATCTATAATGGGTTCTGGATAAAGAATAATTCTGGGAGGCGTTTATCTCAAGCGGGCCACATTGGGAAATGGGCCTCTGGGGAGTCTTGGATATGGCTCCTAATTCATTGAATCGTAAAAGATTAAGGCAGGGTCAGGCCGGGCTTTATATCACTGGTGAGTTTTTGACTCGATTTCCAT
Proteins encoded in this window:
- a CDS encoding MTH1187 family thiamine-binding protein; the encoded protein is MKVIADICIVPIGVGVSVSKYIAVCEGILKDAGLNPRLHGYGTNVEGEWHDVFNAMKECHEEIHKMGAPRISTNLRLGTRVDREQTIEDKLKSVEKKLKTEE
- a CDS encoding bifunctional methionine sulfoxide reductase B/A protein gives rise to the protein MAKSIFLGLVLMIVFGVAACVDQAQSNRTTDEQTATIQEEDMGFNELTPEEERVIVQKGTEVPFTGKYYNHHEKGTYICKRCGAPLYISDSKFNSGCGWPSFDDEIPGAVEKRTDADGLRTEILCKKCGAHLGHVFTGEEFTEKNTRHCVNSISLEFLPATETRSMQRAIFAGGCFWGMEYFFQNAKGVTSTQVGYVGGDTENPTYKEVCYDSTGHAEAIEVTFDPSKTTYEELAKLFFEIHDPTQVDRQGPDVGAQYRSSVFYLDDDQKSTAEALIEILKTKGYEVATEVQPAGTFWNAEDYHQDYYKKNKQKPYCHAYTKRF
- a CDS encoding class I SAM-dependent methyltransferase — protein: MAGEKGFQVTGVDLSDIAIEEAKEKVEQNNLKYVLMVDDFLEWKTCREKFAFVFDRGRYHTFDFREERMRFVRNISKCLKIIGIWMSIIGNANQKRIEPGPRRRSATEVIEAAEPHLEILSLTSEYFGSNGKDPARAWIALFKRG
- a CDS encoding SMP-30/gluconolactonase/LRE family protein, whose protein sequence is MQMAGFGVKWKEIGVTKHHWISFDMIVIFSCLSILYLAPGSHAEIIDFKSDQWIMRNAQIVEHLGRECLMGFAYLKDVEFDNGTIEVDFAVTRSVSYPGIIFRVQSDQNMERLYIRPHRAGLYEDALQYTPTINGVAGWQLYNGSGFTTGVDFPVDEWVHLKVEVLDEQARVFVNNSDEPALVIDYLQHGISKGTVGVLGPADGTAYFSNFSYTIDNSLEFVPTLEIDTPPGTITNWEVSQSYKLSEIDLETYYGIQNITEIKWKPVESDATGLVDIARSNGRSGGEPDVVFAKTTIRADADKIMELQYGYSDVVTIFLNGEVLAFGNSGYKQRDSSFLGVVGLNDGVYLRLKKGENELVLVIAESFGGWGFICRDGDAFYQSENLVEVMETTGDFLTPECVVYDKDRQALFVSNFDIYNKARTSGGQYITKLTMDGVVDNLKWHAGLNKPTGLAIHGNYLYIVDRTTLSLIDIIAMKEARRVEIPGAEFPNDIDIDENGAAYISDSNRGMIYKFTDDGFEEWFWGEEVQNPNGILVYNGKLYYGNNGDNSVKAVSLTTREAETIAKLKPGNIDGIQMTSKGDLLVSHWEGRIYRISLAGEVEKILDLSVLGVNTADFEYIPEKEMIAVPTFRDNRVVGYTLSD
- a CDS encoding metallophosphatase family protein: MREFRVAAISDIHGNRWALEAVLADIDRRAVDKIVNLGDSIYGPLDPEECARILIERNIFSIRGNEDRIYNLPPSATVDYVMSKISTRTKEWLAGMQSENVIDPSIVMFHGIPGKDDEYLLTAVHSNGTTLRETAEIEKRLENIDQRMVLCGHDHTQRTIGLSGGRRVVNPGSVGLPAYTDTTPYEHIIEAGSPHARYTLIEISPHETRIEEIQVIYDWEMAARRARGNGRLDWAYWLSQGKVSSGSK
- a CDS encoding phosphoribosylanthranilate isomerase → MTCHIKICCIQSQAEAKLAFEAGANSLGLVSEMPDGPGPIPENDIIKIVERAPAGVETVLLTCFTKIDEIFSQHCRVNTKAIQLCAPTTESTRLALKTMLKDVRILQVVHVTGPHAVSEAIQAAIGASAILLDSGGILPGAPQLGGTGLTHDWMISRKIVEISEIPVYLAGGLNPANVAEAIQRVKPFGVDVCSGVRDGVRLNPLKLHTFIGEVRSACQTAL
- a CDS encoding manganese efflux pump MntP family protein, which encodes MVILEIIAIAIGLSLDAVAVSLAAAAAGYSNSRGAIFRLAFHFGLFQALMPLIGWLIGEQVVGWAARIDHWIAFGLLAFVGFRMIRSGWRPAASLSYDPTRGKMLVLLSLATSIDALAVGLSLAMVGVSIVLPCLLIGLVTATLSLMAIYLGSRIGARFGKRMEIAGGIILVLIGLRILVSHFVA
- a CDS encoding GNAT family N-acetyltransferase; this translates as MKNNIHPESSLNIRRGKSKDAVRIVELSRQLGYLVGLEIVEDSLARLRRDRNHCVFVAEKAGFVVGWIQIGIRLLLMAGMEAEIEGLVVDEEYRRQGIGVALVRQAEEWATDRKMGAIRVRSNIIREGAHEFYKNDGYQRIKTQEIYRKDLK
- a CDS encoding MGMT family protein, with the translated sequence MTSKRSYTSPQSNAESGLYERIYNVVRKIPKGKVTNYGHIAIIVGECTPRMVGYAMASVPFGSNVPWQRVVNSKGEVSARRGGDGAFHQREQLEAEGVVFDEAGRIDLKKFGWAGPGPRQRL
- a CDS encoding alpha/beta hydrolase → MVIVLHGGPGAPGYMAPVARGLEDSFRVIEPLQRRSGGEPLTVARHVDDLHEVITKAGKMYGPALVGSSWGAMLALAYAATYPAMAGPLVLIGCGTFDLDARAAMKATIDKRMDESLRIRLKRLPEEFPNPDDQLKSMGDLIQPLHIYKSLAAEPEGESCDARGHHETWDDMVRLQSEGVYPEAFAVIKSPVLMLHGTYDPHPGRMIQESLKPYITQLEYHEWERCGHYPWLETSVRGEFFNILNDWLKRNLPRDY